In Prescottella soli, a genomic segment contains:
- a CDS encoding DUF5947 family protein, which produces MSAPSNHGTPTGPALGVLRRIASTRPQPIAGERCEMCAAPIADEHSHVVNMAGRQLMCVCRPCYLLFTEPGAELRYRAVPDRYLSFPDFRLGPGQWDGLEIPVGLAFLFRNSAQGRTVAFYPGPAGATESELSIEAWDSVREANPALGTVVPDVEALLIRVPKTGPGGAECHLLPIDACYELVGRLRRCWRGFDGGQDAHRELDSFFERIERRSAPVHEQTGGAS; this is translated from the coding sequence GTGAGCGCGCCGTCGAACCACGGCACCCCCACCGGTCCGGCGCTGGGGGTGCTTCGGCGTATCGCATCGACCCGGCCGCAGCCGATCGCCGGGGAACGGTGCGAGATGTGTGCGGCGCCGATCGCCGACGAGCACAGCCACGTGGTGAATATGGCGGGGCGGCAGCTGATGTGCGTGTGCCGCCCGTGCTATCTGCTGTTCACCGAGCCCGGCGCCGAGCTGAGGTACCGCGCGGTACCCGACCGGTACCTGTCGTTCCCGGACTTCAGGTTGGGACCGGGGCAGTGGGACGGGCTCGAGATCCCGGTGGGGCTCGCGTTCCTGTTCCGGAACTCCGCGCAGGGTCGCACGGTCGCGTTCTATCCCGGACCCGCCGGCGCGACCGAGTCGGAACTGTCCATCGAGGCGTGGGATTCGGTGCGGGAGGCCAACCCGGCACTCGGGACCGTCGTCCCCGACGTCGAGGCGCTGCTGATCCGGGTGCCGAAGACCGGTCCGGGCGGTGCCGAGTGCCACCTCCTGCCGATCGACGCCTGCTACGAACTGGTGGGGCGGCTGCGGCGGTGCTGGCGCGGGTTCGACGGCGGGCAGGATGCGCACCGCGAACTCGACAGCTTCTTCGAACGTATCGAGCGGCGCAGCGCG
- the hypB gene encoding hydrogenase nickel incorporation protein HypB, which produces MCATCGCGKVDEPAGTRITIPADGASQHEHQHEHTHGHGHGHGHGHEHGGPHSHVPAATETVTLEQKILDKNDRLAAANRSWLTERGVRAINLMSSPGSGKTTLLERTVRDLQASSPISVIEGDQETLLDADRIRSTGCDVVQVNTGSGCHLDAEMMRGALDALTPANDSLVFVENVGNLVCPALFDLGEQGKVVLISVTEGDDKPLKYPHIFAVADLVIVNKTDLLPYVEFDTEACERNARSVNPDVRVINLSATSGEGIEEWYRWVAERRAG; this is translated from the coding sequence ATGTGCGCGACGTGTGGATGCGGCAAGGTCGACGAGCCGGCCGGGACTCGGATCACGATTCCGGCGGACGGCGCCTCTCAGCACGAACACCAGCACGAACACACACACGGCCATGGTCACGGCCACGGGCACGGCCATGAACACGGGGGCCCGCACAGTCACGTGCCCGCCGCGACGGAGACCGTCACACTCGAGCAGAAGATCTTGGACAAGAACGATCGGTTGGCGGCGGCGAACCGCTCGTGGCTCACCGAACGGGGGGTGCGGGCGATCAACCTGATGAGCTCGCCCGGATCGGGCAAGACGACGCTGCTCGAGCGCACCGTGCGGGATCTGCAGGCATCGAGTCCGATATCGGTGATCGAGGGGGACCAGGAGACGCTGCTCGACGCCGATCGGATCCGATCGACGGGATGCGATGTGGTGCAGGTCAATACGGGGTCCGGGTGTCATCTCGACGCCGAGATGATGCGGGGTGCGCTCGATGCGTTGACTCCCGCGAACGACTCGCTGGTGTTCGTGGAGAATGTCGGAAACCTCGTGTGCCCTGCGCTGTTCGACCTCGGCGAGCAAGGCAAGGTTGTCCTCATCTCCGTGACCGAGGGGGACGACAAGCCGCTCAAGTACCCGCACATCTTCGCGGTGGCCGATCTGGTGATCGTCAACAAGACCGACCTCCTCCCTTATGTCGAATTCGATACCGAAGCGTGTGAGCGCAACGCGCGGTCGGTGAATCCTGATGTGCGAGTGATCAATCTGTCCGCGACCAGCGGGGAGGGGATCGAGGAGTGGTATCGGTGGGTCGCCGAACGTCGCGCGGGATGA
- a CDS encoding hydrogenase maturation nickel metallochaperone HypA, producing the protein MHEMAITQSVVDAVCERAAGRSVHSIRLQVGRLCAVVPDAMQFCFELVTEGTVAEGARLDIEEPPGRAHCRDCGADFPLHDLVLLCPCGSADVEILSGRELRIMSMEVG; encoded by the coding sequence ATGCACGAAATGGCGATCACTCAGAGTGTTGTCGACGCGGTGTGTGAACGCGCCGCCGGGCGCAGCGTCCACAGCATCCGACTGCAGGTGGGTCGGCTGTGCGCGGTGGTCCCCGATGCGATGCAGTTCTGCTTCGAACTCGTCACGGAGGGCACCGTCGCGGAGGGCGCCCGGCTCGACATCGAGGAGCCGCCCGGCCGCGCGCACTGCCGCGACTGCGGTGCGGACTTTCCCCTGCACGACCTGGTGTTGCTGTGTCCGTGCGGCAGCGCCGACGTCGAGATCCTCTCGGGTCGTGAACTACGGATCATGTCGATGGAAGTGGGTTGA
- a CDS encoding ArsR/SmtB family transcription factor, which translates to MPPNPAIDPDHVRRAAQALVAPDIRAWAGRFELLSDPNRLRLLLCLHHAPGICVTDLAAALGMTGTAVSHALRLLRQQGWVEAERSGRTVRYRLVDDTVHDLLHTIGATHFHEHDAS; encoded by the coding sequence GTGCCCCCGAATCCGGCGATCGACCCGGACCACGTGCGCCGAGCCGCGCAGGCGCTCGTGGCGCCCGACATCAGGGCGTGGGCGGGCCGCTTCGAGTTGCTGTCGGACCCCAATCGCCTGCGGTTGCTGCTGTGCCTGCATCACGCGCCCGGCATCTGCGTCACCGACCTGGCGGCGGCGCTCGGGATGACCGGGACCGCGGTGTCGCACGCGCTGCGGCTGCTGCGGCAGCAGGGATGGGTGGAGGCCGAGCGGTCGGGCCGTACCGTGCGCTACCGCCTGGTCGACGACACCGTGCACGACCTGTTGCACACGATCGGCGCGACCCACTTCCACGAGCACGACGCGAGCTGA
- a CDS encoding nickel-dependent hydrogenase large subunit, which produces MTSTVPEPTRGAPDEKGLVEMSWDPITRIVGSLGIYTKVDFKNKTVAECHSTSSIFRGYSLFMKGKDPRDAHFITSRICGICGDNHATCSCYTQNMAYGVQPPHLGEWIANLGEAAEYMFDHNIFQENLVAVDYCEKMVSETNPGVLAQAEKTAAPHADAHGYKTVADIMRALNPFTGDFYREALQVSRLTREMFCLMEGRHVHPSTLYPGGVGTVATVQLITDYMTRLMRYIEFMKKVVPMHDDLFDFFYAALPGYEHVGERRIMLGCWGAFQDPAVCNFAYKDMTDWGRKMFVTPGVVVDNKLVTTDLVDINLGIRIMLGSSYYDDWSDQEMFVTTDPLGNPVDRRHPWNQHTNPKPQKRDLEDKYSWVMSPRWFDGKNNLALDTGGGPLARLWSTALAGLVETDEVKATGHSVKIDFPKTALKGPVSLEWKIPQWSNTIERNRARTYFQAYAAAMALHFAQKALTEIRAGRTKTWEEFEVPDEGIGCGFTEAVRGVLSHHMVIRDGKIANYHPYPPTPWNASPRDAEGVPGPYEDAVTDLHIYEENDRDNFKGIDIMRTVRSFDPCLPCGVHMYLGDGRTLEKLHSPTQSMTGE; this is translated from the coding sequence ATGACTTCCACAGTGCCCGAGCCGACCCGGGGAGCGCCCGACGAGAAGGGTCTCGTCGAGATGTCCTGGGATCCGATCACCCGCATCGTCGGCAGCCTGGGGATCTACACCAAGGTCGACTTCAAGAACAAGACCGTCGCGGAATGCCACAGCACGTCGTCGATCTTCCGCGGCTACTCCCTCTTCATGAAGGGCAAGGATCCGCGAGACGCGCACTTCATCACCAGTCGCATCTGCGGGATCTGCGGCGACAACCACGCGACCTGTTCGTGCTACACGCAGAACATGGCGTACGGGGTCCAGCCGCCGCACCTGGGCGAGTGGATCGCGAACCTCGGCGAGGCCGCCGAATACATGTTCGACCACAACATCTTCCAGGAGAACCTGGTGGCGGTCGACTACTGCGAGAAGATGGTCTCGGAGACCAATCCGGGCGTCCTCGCGCAGGCCGAGAAGACCGCGGCGCCGCACGCCGACGCGCACGGGTACAAGACCGTCGCCGACATCATGCGCGCGCTCAACCCGTTCACCGGCGACTTCTACCGCGAGGCGTTGCAGGTCAGCCGGCTTACGCGAGAGATGTTCTGCCTCATGGAGGGCCGGCACGTCCACCCGTCGACGCTGTATCCCGGCGGCGTCGGGACCGTCGCGACGGTGCAGCTCATCACCGACTACATGACACGGCTGATGCGCTACATCGAGTTCATGAAGAAGGTCGTGCCCATGCACGACGACCTGTTCGACTTCTTCTACGCGGCGCTGCCCGGGTACGAGCACGTCGGCGAACGTCGGATCATGCTGGGGTGCTGGGGCGCCTTCCAGGACCCGGCGGTGTGCAACTTCGCGTACAAGGACATGACCGACTGGGGTCGGAAGATGTTCGTGACGCCGGGCGTGGTCGTCGACAACAAGCTGGTGACCACGGACCTGGTGGACATCAACCTCGGCATCCGGATCATGCTCGGCTCGTCGTACTACGACGACTGGTCCGACCAGGAGATGTTCGTGACCACCGATCCGCTGGGCAACCCGGTGGACCGGCGGCACCCGTGGAACCAGCACACCAACCCGAAGCCGCAGAAGCGCGACCTCGAGGACAAGTACAGCTGGGTGATGTCGCCGCGGTGGTTCGACGGCAAGAACAATCTGGCCCTGGACACCGGAGGCGGGCCCCTGGCCCGTCTGTGGTCCACCGCGCTCGCCGGCCTGGTCGAGACCGACGAGGTGAAAGCGACCGGCCACAGCGTCAAGATCGACTTCCCGAAGACCGCGCTGAAGGGGCCCGTCAGTCTCGAATGGAAGATCCCGCAGTGGAGCAACACGATCGAGCGCAACCGGGCCCGGACCTACTTCCAGGCGTACGCGGCCGCGATGGCGCTGCACTTCGCGCAGAAGGCGCTCACCGAGATCCGCGCCGGCCGGACCAAGACGTGGGAGGAGTTCGAGGTCCCCGACGAGGGCATCGGGTGCGGGTTCACCGAGGCCGTGCGCGGGGTGCTCTCGCACCACATGGTGATCCGCGACGGCAAGATCGCGAACTACCACCCGTACCCGCCGACGCCGTGGAATGCGAGTCCCCGTGACGCCGAGGGAGTTCCGGGTCCGTACGAGGACGCGGTGACGGACCTGCACATCTACGAGGAGAACGATCGCGACAACTTCAAGGGCATCGACATCATGCGCACGGTCCGCAGCTTCGATCCCTGCCTGCCGTGTGGCGTCCACATGTACCTCGGCGACGGCCGGACGCTCGAGAAGCTTCATTCGCCCACACAGTCCATGACCGGGGAGTGA
- a CDS encoding hydrogenase expression protein HypE, whose product MSTPTKAAKKPEHAKSDDTDEGVIHVLWINAGLSCDGDSVSLTAATQPSVEEIALGALPGLPKVAVHWPLIDFECGPAGGADDFLEWFWKADRGELEPFVLVVEGSIPNEKLHDEGYWCGFGSNPETGQPVTTSEWLDRLAPKATAVVAAGTCATYGGIHAMAGNPTGAMGVPDYLGWDWKSKAGLPIVCVPGCPIQPDNLSETLTYLLYQVTDQAPMIPLDEMLRPQWLFGQTVHEGCDRAGYYEQGDFATEYGSPKCIVKLGCWGPVVKCNVPKRGWMNGLGGCPNVGGICIGCTMPGFPDKFMPFMDEPPGGILSSSVSEVYGSVIRTLRGVTGRTLDKEPSWRVPGRLLRTGAVRTW is encoded by the coding sequence ATGTCGACACCGACGAAAGCTGCGAAGAAGCCGGAACACGCCAAATCTGACGACACGGACGAAGGTGTCATTCACGTCCTGTGGATCAACGCGGGACTCAGCTGCGACGGCGACTCGGTTTCGTTGACCGCGGCAACTCAGCCGAGTGTGGAGGAGATCGCGCTCGGCGCTCTCCCGGGACTGCCGAAGGTTGCCGTGCACTGGCCGCTGATCGACTTCGAGTGTGGTCCCGCAGGCGGCGCCGACGACTTCCTCGAATGGTTCTGGAAAGCTGATCGCGGCGAGCTCGAACCGTTCGTCCTGGTGGTCGAGGGATCGATCCCGAACGAGAAGCTGCACGACGAGGGCTACTGGTGCGGGTTCGGCAGCAATCCGGAGACCGGGCAGCCCGTCACGACCAGCGAGTGGCTGGATCGCTTGGCGCCCAAGGCAACAGCGGTCGTAGCCGCCGGTACGTGTGCGACATACGGTGGGATCCACGCGATGGCGGGCAACCCGACCGGTGCGATGGGTGTGCCCGACTATCTCGGGTGGGACTGGAAGTCCAAGGCCGGCCTGCCGATCGTGTGCGTGCCCGGTTGTCCGATCCAACCGGACAACCTCTCCGAGACCCTGACCTATCTGCTGTATCAGGTGACGGACCAGGCGCCGATGATCCCGCTCGACGAAATGCTCCGGCCGCAGTGGCTATTCGGACAGACCGTGCACGAGGGATGCGACCGCGCGGGCTACTACGAGCAGGGCGACTTCGCGACCGAGTACGGTTCACCGAAGTGCATCGTGAAGCTGGGGTGTTGGGGTCCGGTCGTGAAATGCAATGTGCCCAAACGCGGTTGGATGAACGGCCTCGGCGGTTGTCCGAATGTCGGCGGCATCTGCATCGGATGCACCATGCCCGGATTCCCGGACAAGTTCATGCCTTTCATGGACGAGCCCCCGGGCGGCATCCTCTCCAGTTCGGTGTCGGAGGTCTACGGATCGGTGATCCGGACGCTGCGGGGTGTCACCGGCCGGACGCTGGACAAGGAACCCAGCTGGCGTGTACCCGGGCGCCTACTGAGGACAGGCGCGGTGCGCACCTGGTAG
- a CDS encoding NifU family protein yields MASVRDEALSETHESDRWRGAGDRIEALLDAASAGGPVARERAEQLVREVVDLYGEALGRILAVAARTPGLVDELTRDELVSSMLLVSGLHPHDVETRVRTALDNVRPYLGSHGGDVELVEVSDDGVVRLRLLGSCHGCPSSAVTLQLAVEGAVQAAAPETTAIEVETDASEPNATTPGVFSVDSLMSHVRDTGQHPGTWVSTPEFGELEPGEVGGFTVGGIAMLVCRIGDELFAYRDRCPACGNAMAGAVMQRRAGGPVGDAVLRCPVCRAHYDVRRAGAAVEPSGDHLDPLPVLVRDGVLSVAVPTAVTG; encoded by the coding sequence ATGGCATCGGTACGCGACGAGGCACTGAGCGAGACGCACGAATCCGATCGCTGGCGGGGAGCCGGCGATCGGATCGAGGCGCTGCTCGACGCCGCCTCGGCCGGAGGCCCGGTGGCCCGGGAGCGGGCCGAGCAACTCGTCCGCGAGGTGGTCGACCTCTACGGTGAGGCGCTGGGCCGGATCCTGGCCGTCGCGGCGCGCACGCCCGGGCTGGTCGACGAACTGACCCGCGACGAGTTGGTGTCGAGCATGCTGCTCGTGAGCGGGCTGCACCCGCACGACGTCGAGACCCGGGTGCGGACCGCGCTCGACAACGTCCGCCCCTATCTCGGCTCGCACGGCGGCGACGTGGAACTGGTCGAGGTCTCCGACGACGGTGTCGTGCGGCTGCGGCTGCTCGGCAGCTGTCACGGGTGCCCGTCGTCGGCGGTGACACTGCAGCTCGCCGTGGAGGGTGCGGTGCAGGCCGCGGCCCCCGAGACCACCGCGATCGAGGTGGAGACCGACGCTTCCGAGCCCAACGCGACGACGCCGGGGGTGTTCAGCGTCGACTCGCTGATGTCGCACGTGCGCGACACCGGACAGCATCCCGGAACCTGGGTTTCCACACCGGAATTCGGGGAGCTGGAACCAGGTGAGGTGGGCGGCTTCACCGTGGGCGGTATCGCGATGCTGGTCTGCCGTATCGGCGACGAGCTGTTCGCGTACCGCGACCGGTGTCCCGCGTGTGGGAACGCCATGGCCGGGGCCGTGATGCAGCGCCGGGCCGGCGGTCCGGTGGGCGACGCGGTCCTGCGCTGTCCCGTCTGCCGCGCCCACTACGACGTCCGCCGGGCGGGGGCCGCGGTCGAGCCATCGGGCGATCACCTGGACCCGCTCCCGGTGCTGGTGCGCGACGGCGTCCTCTCGGTGGCCGTGCCGACGGCGGTGACGGGGTGA